One Pseudopipra pipra isolate bDixPip1 chromosome 26, bDixPip1.hap1, whole genome shotgun sequence DNA window includes the following coding sequences:
- the LOC135402778 gene encoding uncharacterized protein LOC135402778 gives MEEGGCDPLGGPRWSRVLLETCSPWRGKPTLEQVFPGRTCGPCGGPTPVQLIREGLTPWRNDPRDSSLGSGGMRRWRGAGLAALAAVLLGARGWDRGGRGWGPSRLPSPLATSRTSVPRSSCSPSLSLDLTPPHFIHTFLSPWYRQLPGREPALLVSSQKGVREMPGHPGWLSVSPDRRWSTLWLSRPRVGDAVVYYCALADTARGAGAAAGHEPPRAGPGAQRRPGTAGLCHMLQIPPELRFSDTLVFGAFRGFSQKYTTQLIVSTAEQSSVPLKTGCSTPT, from the exons atggaggaaggaggctgtgaccccttGGGAGGCCcgagatggagcagggtcctgctggagacctgcagcccgtggagagggaagcccacgctggagcaggttttcccaggtaggacttgtggcccctgtgggggacccacgccTGTACAGCTCATCCGTGAAGGACTGACCCCGTGGAGGAatgacccacgggacagcagtttgggaagcgGCGGGATGCGGCGCTggcggggcgcggggctggcggcgctggccgcggtgCTGCTCGGTGCGCGGGGCTGGGACCGTGGGGGTCGGGGCTGgggtccctcgaggctgccgtcccCTCTGGCTACTTCACGGACCTCTGTCCCCAGATCATCGTGCAGTCCATCCCTCTCTCT tgaCCTCACCCCTCCACATTTCATTCACACATTCCTCTCTCCA TGGTACCGTCAGCTCCCTGGCCGAGAACCCGCACTCCTTGTGAGCAGTCAGAAAGGGGTCAGAGAGATGCCTGGCCATCCTGGGTGGCTGTCGGTGTCGCCAGACCGTCGCTGGAGCACCCTCTGGCTCTCCCGGCCCCGGGTTGGGGACGCGGTGGTGTATTACTGTGCCCTGGCAGACACGGCCAGAGGAGCCGGGGCTGCGGCCGGGCACGAACCGccgcgggcagggccgggggcacAGCGCCGGCCGGGGACAGCAGGGCTTTGTCACATGTTGCAAATCCCACCTGAGCTCAGATTCAGTGACACCctcgtctttggagctttcaggggattttctcaGAAATACACAACTCAGTTAATTGTTTCTACAGCGGAGCAAAGTAGCGTCCCTTTGAAAACAGGGTGTTCCACTCCTACATAA